One Oryza brachyantha chromosome 3, ObraRS2, whole genome shotgun sequence DNA segment encodes these proteins:
- the LOC102702550 gene encoding uncharacterized protein LOC102702550: MSPRALLLLATAAAALLAGAPLASASAAAHPNGAANDLLPKYGLPRGLIPDSVASYTFDEATGAFEIRLSGTCYVWFGSHLVYYEKTVRGRLTYGAIADLSGIQAKKLFLWVSVTGIVAHPDQGTVEFQVGFISEALPASQFDKVPVCGAGAQLRGAAGVIRELGLLPVAEA; the protein is encoded by the exons ATGTCTCCGCgagcgctcctcctcctcgccaccgccgccgccgccctcctcgccggcgcgccgctcgcctcggcgtcggcggccgccCACCCGAACGGCGCGGCGAACGACCTCCTCCCCAAGTACGGGCTCCCCAGGGGGCTCATCCCGGACTCCGTCGCGTCCTACACCTTCGACGAGGCCACCGGCGCGTTCGAGATCCGCCTGTCGGGGACCTGCTACGTCTGGTTCGGCTCCCACCTCGTCTACTACGAGAAGACCGTCCGCGGCCGCCTCACGTAcggcgccatcgccgaccTCTCCGGCATCCAGGCGAAGAAGCTCTTCCTCTGGGTCTCCGTCACCGGCATCGTCGCGCACCCCGACCAGGGGACCGTCGAGTTCCAGGTCGGCTTCATCTCGGAGGCGCTGCCGGCGTCTCAGTTCGACAAGGTGCCCGTCTGTGGCGCCGGCGCGCAGCTCCGCGGCGCCGCTGGGGTGATCCGGGAGCTCGGCCTGCTCCCCGTGGCCGAG GCATGA
- the LOC102702272 gene encoding protein transport protein Sec61 subunit alpha-like — protein MTMLISLESYGKNAMRLSRTCECDRSIRSDQPAMARRPSSFRLLDLVRPFTPLLPEVREPGRRVPFRQKLACTGASLFAFLACSQLPLYGLHRAAAAAGADPFYWVRAILASNRGTVMELGITPIVTAGTVVQLLVGSNVVRVDSASCEDRALLTAAQKLLSVVITAGEATAYVLSGAYGSVGDLGAGNAILIVLQLMFGGMIVILLDELLQKGYGFGSGISLFTAANTCESIVTRALSPATVNRGRGAEFVGAITAAAHLLATRADKLSAVREAFFRGGLPDLCGLAATCVVFLAAVYLQGMRVTLPVRPRNAPRGHHGGAYSVRLLYTSGMPVVLLSSAVSSLYLVSQALYRRFGGNFLVDLLGRWTDAAAGHSVPVGGIAYYMTTPPSMASAVANPLHAALYVVFVLAACGMLSQAWVLVSGLSARDVARQLREQQMVMPGMREASMQRELERYIPAAAALGGVCIGALTVAADMMGAVASGAGMLLAVSTVYQFYESFEKDRDH, from the exons ATGACAATGCTGATATCACTGGAGAGCTATGGAAAGAACGCAATGCGA CTTTCGCGTACGTGCGAgtgtgatcgatcgattcgcTCGGATCAGCCAGCCATGGCgaggcggccgtcgtcgttcCGGTTGCTGGACCTCGTCCGGCCGTTCACGCCGCTGCTGCCGGAGGTGCGTGagcccggccgccgcgtcccGTTCCGGCAGAAGCTCGCCTGCACGGGGGCGTCGCTCTTCGCGTTCCTCGCCTGCAGCCAGCTCCCGCTCTATGGGCTCCAcagggcggcggccgccgccggcgcagaCCCGTTCTACTGGGTGCGCGCCATCCTCGCCTCCAACCGCGGCACCGTCATGGAGCTCGGCATCACCCCCATCGTCACCGCCGGCACAGTCGTCCAGCTCCTCGTCGGCTCCAACGTCGTCCGCGTCGACTCCGCCAGCTGCGAGGACCGCGCGCTCCT TACCGCGGCGCAGAAGTTGCTCTCCGTCGTGatcaccgccggcgaggccacgGCATACGTGCTGTCCGGGGCGTACGGGAGCGTCGGCGACCTCGGCGCCGGCAATGCCATACTTATCGTCCTGCAGCTCATGTTCGGCGGCATGATCGTCATCTTGCTCGACGAGCTCCTCCAGAAGGGATACGGGTTCGGCTCCGGCATCTCCCTGTTCACCGCCGCCAACACCTGCGAGAGCATCGTCACCAGGGCGCTCAGCCCGGCGACGGTGAACCGTGGGCGTGGCGCCGAGTTCGTCGGCGCGATCACCGCCGCGGCGCACCTGCTGGCGACCAGGGCCGACAAGCTGTCCGCCGTGCGGGAGGCCTTCTTCCGCGGCGGCCTCCCCGACCTGTGCGGCCTGGCCGCCACATGCGTCGTCTTCCTCGCGGCCGTCTACCTCCAGGGAATGCGCGTGACGCTGCCGGTGCGGCCGCGGAACGCGCCGCGCGGGCACCACGGCGGCGCCTACAGCGTCCGCCTCCTCTACACCTCCGGCATGCCCGTCGTGCTCCTCTCCTCGGCGGTCTCGTCGCTCTACCTCGTCTCCCAGGCGCTGTACCGCCGCTTCGGCGGGAACTTCCTCGTCGACCTGCTCGGAAGGTGgacggacgccgccgccggccactcCGTCCCCGTGGGCGGCATCGCCTACTACATGACCACGCCGCCGAGCATGGCCAGCGCGGTGGCGAACCCGCTCCACGCCGCCTTGTACGTGGTGTTCGTCCTTGCGGCGTGCGGGATGCTCTCCCAGGCGTGGGTGCTGGTGTCCGGGTTGTCAGCGAGGGACGTGGCGAGGCAGCTCCGGGAGCAGCAGATGGTGATGCCGGGGATGCGCGAGGCGAGCATGCAGAGGGAGCTGGAGCGGTAcatcccggcggcggcggcgctgggcgGCGTGTGCATCGGCGCGCTGACGGTGGCCGCGGACATGATgggcgccgtcgcctccggcGCCGGGATGCTGCTCGCCGTAAGCACCGTGTACCAGTTCTACGAGTCCTTCGAGAAGGACAGGGATCATTAA
- the LOC102703112 gene encoding uncharacterized protein LOC102703112 translates to MGTCVSRPSACVGKPHTPRSGEAARAGGARRRRRRGKAGRRKAPSRAASMETIQEGDVPPGSPPPPLAASSGAGDHRTYSNPAFQVSGSIEEAWYDSFAMSESDGEDDFHSVQDDAFSLNGYENDAALSTRDANGGSFNGSAHSSEQHYRKPRSSELSRGNLENGVRSSVSHEDVASVSADDSAHGGGRILDDCGLLPHNCLPCIASAVGVNEKKRPLSTSPTHSMKMPSLKLSFKKRSGEAHPSSTLLSTKDFLERPLAGSQVQLCLLEKKILNSWSHIDPGTFRVRGSNYFRDKKKELAPNYAAYYPFGVDVYLSPQKLNHISRYVQLPDIQISSKLPPLLVVNVQVPLYPASLFQNEIDGEGMSFVLYFRLSDAYSKELPPSFIENIRKLVDDHVEKVKAFPMETTIPFRERLKILGRVANLEDLPLSAAERKLMHAYNEKPVLSRPQHEFYLGDNYFEIDIDMHRFSYISRKGFETFLDRLKICMLDVGLTIQGNKAEELPEQILCCVRLNGIDYTKYKPLMTHGA, encoded by the exons ATGGGGACGTGCGTGTCGAGGCCGAGCGCGTGCGTGGGGAAGCCCCACACGCCGCGGTctggggaggcggcgcgggcgggcggggcgaggaggcggaggcggagggggaaggcggggaggaggaaggcgccGTCCCGCGCCGCGTCGATGGAGACCATCCAGGAGGGCGACGTGCCCCCCGGctcccccccgccgccgctcgccgcctcgTCCGGTGCCGGGGATCACCGGACCTACAGCAACCCCGCCTTCCAAG TTTCCGGGAGCATTGAGGAGGCATGGTACGACTCGTTTGCCATGAGCGAGTCGGACGGGGAGGACGATTTCCACAGCGTGCAAGATG ATGCTTTTTCACTGAATGGGTATGAGAACGATGCGGCATTGAGCACGAGGGATGCCAATGGCGGGAGCTTCAACGGAAGTGCGCATTCATCTGAGCAGCACTACAGAAAGCCAAGGTCCAGCGAGCTGTCAAGGGGGAATTTGGAGAATGGGGTGAGGTCGTCTGTGAGCCATGAGGATGTGGCGAGTGTTTCAGCTGATGATAGcgcacatggtggaggaagGATACTGGACGATTGTGGCCTCCTGCCACACAACTGTTTACCTTGTATTGCCTCCGCTGTTGGTGTAAACGAGAAGAAGAGACCTCTTTCCACAAGCCCAACTCATTCCATGAAGATGCCCTCCTTGAAGCTCTCATTCAAGAAGAGGTCTGGAGAAGCTCATCCTTCTTCCACGCTAT TGTCTACAAAGGATTTCCTTGAAAGGCCTCTAGCAGGTTCTCAAGTTCAGTTATGCTtacttgaaaagaaaatactgaACAGCTGGTCTCATATTGATCCTGGTACTTTCCGAGTCCGTGGGTCAAACTATTTTAG ggataaaaagaaagagcTCGCTCCAAATTATGCAGCGTACTACCCATTTGGAGTTGATGTATACTTGTCACCGCAAAAACTCAACCATATATCCCGATATGTTCAACTTCCTGATATTCAAATCTCCAGTAAACTCCCACCTCTTTTGGTGGTCAATGTACAG GTTCCACTATATCCTGCCTCATTATTCCAAAATGAAATCGATGGAGAAGGGATGAgctttgttttgtattttaggCTCTCCGATGCTTACTCAAAAGAACTGCCCCCATCATTTATAGAGAATATCAGA AAATTAGTTGATGATCATGTAGAAAAGGTGAAAGCATTTCCGATGGAAACAACCATACCATTTCGAGAACGGCTGAAGATTCTTGGCCGGGTGGCAAATCTGGAGGACCTTCCGTTAAGTGCAGCAGAGAGGAAGCTAATGCATGCATACAATGAGAAGCCAGTGCTTTCTAGACCTCAGCACGAGTTTTACCtg GGTGACAACTACTTTGAAATTGACATTGACATGCATAGGTTTAGCTACATCTCAAGGAAAGGTTTCGAAACATTTTTGGACAGGCTAAAAATATGCATGCTAGATGTTGGTCTAACCATTCAG GGAAATAAAGCTGAAGAATTGCCTGAGCAGATCTTGTGCTGTGTTAGGTTGAACGGGATAGATTACACAAAATATAAGCCACTGATGACACATGGGGCCTGA
- the LOC102718251 gene encoding protein SOSEKI 2 isoform X2 — MESRGRRPRSPERQRPAARKVPVVYYLTRSRHLEHPHFVEVPVSCPEGLYLRDVINHLNMVRGKGMAAMYSWSCKRSYKNGFVWHDLGEDDLVHPATDGEYVLKGSELLDQQPSSGQFYQGTNGNQKQQSRLKEGARLPLPRETSYSSSPPSVIVREAKLPRRSPSIPSLEEDDSPVQCRVTSLENMSPESEPQRTLLSRAGSASPAEFRVYKPTGCVDAATQTDDLGRRSVRKVPEMHKKSLSTDHDSVVREITEYRQSHPRRSAELQGIAREAMSQCHTPLSIASTRGKSESLESLIRADNNAFNSFRILEEDDIIVPTCPKLRPANVLMQLITCGSLSVKDHENIGLVEGYKPKFPNLKFPSPLISRTMMMGELDYLSENPRLMGMRLEDKEYFSGSLIETKMQRDVPADRYSALKRSSSYNAERSNETLDCARPDEDTVNASRTRCLPRTPILSSFLHPKSEALKSPMSDCRRSSSAGPDCSLASSGDGSKRFTDASVAPGSRIESFRKEEKLVKIEES; from the exons ATGGAGAGCCGTGGGAGGCGGCCACGGAGCCCGGAGCGGcagaggccggcggcgcggaagGTGCCGGTGGTGTACTACCTCACGCGGAGTCGTCACCTTGAGCACCCTCACTTCGTCGAGGTGCCGGTCTCCTGCCCGGAGGGGCTCTATCTCAGAG ATGTGATTAACCACCTTAACATGGTACGCGGCAAGGGCATGGCCGCTATGTACTCGTGGTCCTGCAAGAG GAGCTACAAGAACGGATTTGTGTGGCATGACCTTGGAGAGGATGATCTCGTCCACCCCGCAACCGACGGCGAGTACGTGCTTAAGGGCTCCGAGCTCTTGGATCAACAACCTTCTTCAG GCCAATTTTATCAGGGTACTAACGGAAACCAAAAGCAACAGAGCAGGCTGAAAGAAGGTGCACGATTACCTTTGCCTAGGGAGACTTCCtattcctcctctcctcctagTGTGATAGTTAGAGAAGCTAAGCTACCACGGCGGTCACCTTCGATTCCTTCTCTAGAAGAGGATGACTCACCAGTGCAATGCAGAGTTACCTCCCTGGAGAACATGTCACCGGAGTCGGAGCCTCAACGAACTCTCTTGTCAAGGGCCGGGTCTGCGAGTCCTGCAGAATTCAGAGTCTACAAGCCCACTGGGTGTGTGGATGCTGCAACTCAAACTGATGACCTTGGAAGGAGGTCGGTCCGGAAAGTGCCTGAGATGCACAAGAAGAGTTTGAGCACTGATCATGATTCTGTAGTCCGGGAAATTACTGAGTACCGGCAAAGTCATCCACGCCGGTCAGCAGAGCTCCAAGGGATTGCCAGGGAGGCCATGTCCCAGTGTCATACTCCATTGAGCATAGCTTCCACCCGTGGCAAGTCGGAGAGTTTAGAGTCCTTGATACGGGCTGATAACAATGCATTCAATAGTTTTAGGATTCTTGAAGAGGATGACATTATTGTGCCAACCTGCCCCAAGCTAAGGCCAGCGAATGTACTAATGCAACTTATCACCTGTGGTTCACTTTCGGTGAAAGATCATGAGAATATCGGACTTGTTGAGGGATACAAGCCAAAGTTCCCAAACCTGAAGTTCCCGTCACCGTTAATTTCTCGCACCATGATGATGGGCGAGCTTGATTATCTCTCAGAGAATCCCAGATTAATGGGTATGCGCCTGGAAGACAAGGAATACTTTAGTGGGAGCCTTATTGAAACTAAGATGCAAAGAGATGTACCAGCTGACAGATATTCCGCACTTAAACGTTCTTCTTCCTACAATGCAGAAAG GAGCAACGAGACACTAGATTGCGCGAGGCCTGACGAAGATACCGTCAATGCATCTCGCACAAGGTGCCTTCCTCGGACGCCAATACTATCATCCTTCCTGCACCCCAAGAGCGAGGCGCTGAAGTCCCCGATGTCCGACTGCCGGAGGAGCTCCTCGGCAGGGCCAGACTGCAGCTTGGCTTCATCAGGAGACGGCAGCAAGAGATTCACCGACGCCTCAGTAGCACCGGGCAGCAGGATAGAGTCTTTcaggaaggaggagaagctCGTCAAGATCGAAGAAAGTTAA
- the LOC102702836 gene encoding uncharacterized protein LOC102702836, which produces MSPSPLAIVLLAVVAGAAAAEAQLASSGGGAAVRGVANDLLPEYGLPRGLIPETVASYTFENATGEFEIRLESSCYIWFGSHLAFFGDAIRGRISYGAITGLSGIQAKKFFLWVSIDTIVAHPDDATVEFRAGFVSEALPVSDFADLPVCGAGAGAAARLRHLGLQLPVAEV; this is translated from the coding sequence ATGTCTCCCTCTCCGCTAGCcatcgtcctcctcgccgtcgtcgcgggggccgcggccgcggaggCGCAGCTGGCCTCCtccggaggcggcgcggcggtccgCGGCGTGGCGAACGACCTCCTCCCGGAGTACGGTTTGCCTCGGGGCCTGATCCCGGAGACGGTCGCGTCGTACACGTTCGAGAACGCGACGGGGGAGTTCGAGATCCGGCTGGAGAGCAGCTGCTACATCTGGTTCGGCTCCCACCTCGCCTTCTTCGGGGACGCCATCCGCGGCCGCATCTCCTACGGCGCCATCACGGGCCTCTCCGGGATCCAGGCCAAGAAGTTCTTCCTCTGGGTCTCCATCGACACCATCGTCGCCCACCCCGACGACGCCACCGTCGAGTTCAGGGCGGGCTTCGTCTCCGAGGCGCTCCCGGTCTCCGACttcgccgacctccccgtctgcggcgccggcgccggcgccgccgcccggctcCGCCACCTCGGCCTGCAGCTCCCCGTCGCCGAGGTATAG
- the LOC102718530 gene encoding hydroxyproline O-galactosyltransferase GALT5-like — MRRPRRAGCRGRLRTLLLLLPFAALLSVATFSLHSPGGLGVGLGFVVPAAVTVATSTSTTSAATDTDTAASPRHRHGWPTVSRIDLRALNATPPLHAAAVRAFRSGGRLLREALLSAAAAPPPEGVGGGGGGPDPPPRCPPFVALSGAELRGAGEDALALPCGLGLGSHVTVVGSPRRVAGNAVAQFAVEVRGAGDGDEAARILHFNPRLRGDWSGRPVIEQNTRFRGQWGPALRCEGWRSRPDEETVDGLVKCEQWGGHYGSKLNELKKMWFLNRVARQRNRGSIDWPYPFVEDELFVLTLSTGLEGYHVQVDGKHVTSFPYRVGYNLEDAAILSVNGDVDIQSIVAGSLPMAHPSNAERNLDLLTELKAPPLPEEPIELFIGILSAGSHFTERMAVRRSWMSSVRNSSSTMARFFVALNGRKKVNEDLKKEADFFGDIVIVPFADSYDLVVLKTVAICEYATRVVSAKYIMKCDDDTFVRLDSVMADVKKIPYGKSFYLGNINYYHRPLREGKWAVSFEEWPRDAYPPYANGPGYIVSSDIANFVVSEMEKGRLNLFKMEDVSMGMWVGQFVDTVKPVDYIHSLRFCQFGCVDDYLTAHYQSPGQMACLWDKLAQGRPQCCNAR; from the exons atgcgccgcccgcgccgcgccggctgccgcggccgcctccgcacgctgctgctgctgctgccgttcgccgcgctgctctccgtcgccaccttctcgCTCCACTCCCCTGGCGGCCTCGGCGTCGGCCTCGGCTTCGTCGTGCCCGCCGCGGTCACGGTCGCCACGTCCACGTCCACGACCAGTGCCGCCACCGACACCGACACCGCGGCGTcgccccgccaccgccacgggTGGCCCACCGTCTCGAGGATCGACCTCCGGGCGCTCAACGCGACCCCGCCGCTCCACGCCGCGGCCGTCCGCGCGTTCCGCTCCGGCGGGCGCCTCCTCCGGGAGgccctcctctccgccgcggcggcgccgccgcccgagggcgtgggaggaggaggcggcgggccGGACCCGCCGCCTCGGTGCCCGCCCTTCGTGGCGCTGTCCGGGGCGGAGCTccgcggcgcgggggaggaTGCCCTCGCGCTGCCCTGCGGCCTGGGGCTGGGGTCGCACGTCACGGTGGTgggctcgccgcggcgggtCGCCGGCAACGCCGTGGCGCAGTTTGCGGTCGAGGTAAGGGGCGCGGGGGACGGGGATGAGGCGGCGAGGATCCTCCATTTCAATCCGCGCCTCCGTGGGGACTGGAGCGGCCGGCCGGTGATCGAGCAGAACACCCGATTCCGCGGCCAGTGGGGTCCCGCGCTCCGGTGCGAGGGCTGGCGGTCGCGCCCCGACGAGGAGACTG TTGATGGATTGGTGAAATGTGAGCAATGGGGTGGGCACTATGGCAGCAAGCTCAACGAGTTGAAGAAAATGTGGTTTCTCAACCGTGTTGCCAGACAGAGGAACAGAGGTTCAATAGATTGGCCATACCCTTTTGTAGAGGACGAATTGTTTGTTCTGACACTAAGCACCGGTTTAGAAGGCTACCATGTTCAAGTTGATGGGAAGCATGTCACTTCTTTTCCTTACCGTGTT GGCTATAACCTTGAGGATGCTGCTATCTTGTCGGTGAATGGCGATGTTGACATTCAATCAATAGTTGCTGGTTCATTACCTATGGCTCATCCTAGCAATGCAGAGAGAAACCTGGACTTGCTTACAGAACTGAAAGCACCCCCTCTTCCTGAAGAACCTATAGAGTTGTTCATAGGCATTCTTTCAGCAGGAAGCCATTTCACAGAGCGCATGGCTGTGAGGAGATCATGGATGTCTTCAGTACGAAATTCGTCGAGCACCATGGCTCGGTTTTTTGTAGCATTG aatggaagaaaaaaagtgaATGAAGATTTGAAGAAAGAAGCGGATTTCTTTGGGGACATTGTCATTGTGCCTTTTGCAGATAGTTACGATCTGGTTGTTCTGAAGACTGTTGCCATTTGCGAATATGCG ACACGTGTTGTTTCTGCCAAGTACATCATGAAGTGCGACGATGATACATTTGTCAGACTTGATTCAGTGATGGCTGACGTTAAGAAAATCCCATATGGTAAAAGCTTCTATCTTGGGAACATTAACTACTACCACCGACCGCTGAGAGAAGGAAAATGGGCTGTGTCATTTGAG GAGTGGCCCAGGGATGCGTACCCGCCCTACGCCAATGGTCCTGGCTACATTGTTTCTTCTGACATTGCAAACTTCGTCGTGTCCGAAATGGAGAAGGGCAGACTAAAT CTGTTCAAGATGGAGGATGTAAGCATGGGCATGTGGGTGGGGCAGTTCGTCGACACGGTGAAGCCCGTGGATTACATTCACAGCCTCCGGTTCTGCCAGTTCGGCTGCGTCGATGACTACCTCACCGCACACTACCAGTCGCCGGGGCAGATGGCCTGCCTCTGGGACAAGCTGGCACAAGGAAGGCCCCAGTGCTGCAACGCAAGATGA
- the LOC102718251 gene encoding protein SOSEKI 2 isoform X1 has translation MESRGRRPRSPERQRPAARKVPVVYYLTRSRHLEHPHFVEVPVSCPEGLYLRDVINHLNMVRGKGMAAMYSWSCKRSYKNGFVWHDLGEDDLVHPATDGEYVLKGSELLDQQPSSGQFYQGTNGNQKQQSRLKEGARLPLPRETSYSSSPPSVIVREAKLPRRSPSIPSLEEDDSPVQCRVTSLENMSPESEPQRTLLSRAGSASPAEFRVYKPTGCVDAATQTDDLGRRSVRKVPEMHKKSLSTDHDSVVREITEYRQSHPRRSAELQGIAREAMSQCHTPLSIASTRGKSESLESLIRADNNAFNSFRILEEDDIIVPTCPKLRPANVLMQLITCGSLSVKDHENIGLVEGYKPKFPNLKFPSPLISRTMMMGELDYLSENPRLMGMRLEDKEYFSGSLIETKMQRDVPADRYSALKRSSSYNAERSNETLDCARPDEDTVNASRTRCLPRTPILSSFLHPKSEALKSPMSDCRRSSSAGPDCSLASSGDGSKRFTDASVAPGSRIESFRKEEKLVKIEERLSSGARVVIQYTVPCNGDSDEG, from the exons ATGGAGAGCCGTGGGAGGCGGCCACGGAGCCCGGAGCGGcagaggccggcggcgcggaagGTGCCGGTGGTGTACTACCTCACGCGGAGTCGTCACCTTGAGCACCCTCACTTCGTCGAGGTGCCGGTCTCCTGCCCGGAGGGGCTCTATCTCAGAG ATGTGATTAACCACCTTAACATGGTACGCGGCAAGGGCATGGCCGCTATGTACTCGTGGTCCTGCAAGAG GAGCTACAAGAACGGATTTGTGTGGCATGACCTTGGAGAGGATGATCTCGTCCACCCCGCAACCGACGGCGAGTACGTGCTTAAGGGCTCCGAGCTCTTGGATCAACAACCTTCTTCAG GCCAATTTTATCAGGGTACTAACGGAAACCAAAAGCAACAGAGCAGGCTGAAAGAAGGTGCACGATTACCTTTGCCTAGGGAGACTTCCtattcctcctctcctcctagTGTGATAGTTAGAGAAGCTAAGCTACCACGGCGGTCACCTTCGATTCCTTCTCTAGAAGAGGATGACTCACCAGTGCAATGCAGAGTTACCTCCCTGGAGAACATGTCACCGGAGTCGGAGCCTCAACGAACTCTCTTGTCAAGGGCCGGGTCTGCGAGTCCTGCAGAATTCAGAGTCTACAAGCCCACTGGGTGTGTGGATGCTGCAACTCAAACTGATGACCTTGGAAGGAGGTCGGTCCGGAAAGTGCCTGAGATGCACAAGAAGAGTTTGAGCACTGATCATGATTCTGTAGTCCGGGAAATTACTGAGTACCGGCAAAGTCATCCACGCCGGTCAGCAGAGCTCCAAGGGATTGCCAGGGAGGCCATGTCCCAGTGTCATACTCCATTGAGCATAGCTTCCACCCGTGGCAAGTCGGAGAGTTTAGAGTCCTTGATACGGGCTGATAACAATGCATTCAATAGTTTTAGGATTCTTGAAGAGGATGACATTATTGTGCCAACCTGCCCCAAGCTAAGGCCAGCGAATGTACTAATGCAACTTATCACCTGTGGTTCACTTTCGGTGAAAGATCATGAGAATATCGGACTTGTTGAGGGATACAAGCCAAAGTTCCCAAACCTGAAGTTCCCGTCACCGTTAATTTCTCGCACCATGATGATGGGCGAGCTTGATTATCTCTCAGAGAATCCCAGATTAATGGGTATGCGCCTGGAAGACAAGGAATACTTTAGTGGGAGCCTTATTGAAACTAAGATGCAAAGAGATGTACCAGCTGACAGATATTCCGCACTTAAACGTTCTTCTTCCTACAATGCAGAAAG GAGCAACGAGACACTAGATTGCGCGAGGCCTGACGAAGATACCGTCAATGCATCTCGCACAAGGTGCCTTCCTCGGACGCCAATACTATCATCCTTCCTGCACCCCAAGAGCGAGGCGCTGAAGTCCCCGATGTCCGACTGCCGGAGGAGCTCCTCGGCAGGGCCAGACTGCAGCTTGGCTTCATCAGGAGACGGCAGCAAGAGATTCACCGACGCCTCAGTAGCACCGGGCAGCAGGATAGAGTCTTTcaggaaggaggagaagctCGTCAAGATCGAAGAAAG GCTGTCGTCCGGAGCTCGGGTTGTGATTCAGTACACGGTGCCCTGCAACGGCGACAGCGATGAAGGCTGA